A genomic window from Deltaproteobacteria bacterium includes:
- a CDS encoding M20 family metallo-hydrolase, translating into MIDTTAYENIARRIDTYKDDMVRMQIGLTAIPAISPDNGGDGEYNKVQYILSSLDKMDFKNIIDINAPDGRVSSGIRPNIIVTIPGKNTQNTVWILTHTDVVPPGEMGLWDEDPFHCYIKDGKLFGRGTEDNQQDMVASIFAVKAFLDEGMVPECSVGLAFVADEETASSFGLSYVLENEKNPFQKTDIIVIPDSGNKNGTMIEIAEKSICWLCFRTIGKQCHASRPDLGKNAFQAASHLVVSLNNLHHVFNASDPFYQPPTSTFQPSKKDPNVPNINTIPGEDIFYMDSRILPQYRLSDVFHEIRKMAHEIERKFDVTIEIRTIQEVQAPPPTPHDAPVVIALQEAVKHVYNVHAKPQGIGAGTIAAVFRKNSYPAAVWSKVNHTAHQTNENCLISNMIGNAKVYAHLFLQKEILTRQK; encoded by the coding sequence ATGATTGATACAACGGCTTACGAAAATATTGCCAGACGTATCGATACCTATAAAGACGACATGGTGAGAATGCAAATTGGCCTCACAGCTATTCCTGCCATCTCTCCGGATAATGGTGGGGATGGTGAATATAATAAGGTGCAGTATATTTTATCCAGTCTCGACAAGATGGACTTTAAGAACATCATTGATATTAACGCCCCTGATGGAAGGGTTTCCTCGGGCATCCGTCCGAATATCATCGTAACAATACCCGGTAAAAATACACAAAATACTGTTTGGATTCTGACACATACCGATGTTGTGCCACCGGGAGAAATGGGATTATGGGATGAAGACCCCTTCCATTGTTATATAAAGGACGGGAAATTATTCGGGAGAGGTACGGAAGACAATCAGCAGGATATGGTAGCATCAATATTTGCGGTAAAAGCTTTTTTAGATGAAGGTATGGTACCGGAATGTTCAGTAGGCCTGGCTTTTGTTGCCGATGAGGAAACAGCAAGCAGTTTTGGTTTATCATATGTTTTGGAAAATGAAAAAAATCCTTTTCAAAAAACAGATATTATAGTGATTCCTGATTCGGGAAATAAAAATGGTACAATGATCGAGATAGCGGAAAAAAGTATCTGCTGGCTTTGTTTCAGAACCATTGGAAAACAGTGTCATGCCAGCAGACCTGACCTTGGGAAAAACGCATTTCAAGCTGCTTCTCATCTTGTGGTTTCTTTAAATAACCTTCATCATGTATTTAATGCATCTGATCCTTTTTATCAGCCCCCGACAAGTACTTTTCAACCATCAAAAAAAGATCCCAATGTCCCCAACATCAATACTATTCCCGGAGAAGATATATTCTATATGGACAGCAGAATCCTTCCCCAGTACCGTTTATCTGATGTATTTCATGAAATAAGGAAAATGGCTCATGAAATTGAAAGGAAATTCGATGTTACCATTGAAATAAGGACTATTCAGGAAGTTCAGGCACCTCCTCCGACTCCACATGACGCCCCTGTTGTCATAGCCCTTCAGGAAGCCGTTAAGCACGTTTATAATGTTCATGCTAAACCACAGGGGATAGGCGCAGGGACTATTGCCGCTGTTTTTCGTAAAAACAGCTACCCTGCTGCTGTATGGTCCAAGGTTAAT
- a CDS encoding pitrilysin family protein produces MNISAVIRTGSNHDPLGKEGLADIMGTVMKTGGTLALSGDAIDDALEFIAGTLTVSMNRESGSFNLSILKKDLDEGLNIFSQILTNPLFEENKLKLTKNLKNEELRRIADDPQKLAFLEFKKLLYHNNPAGRFPSITSVNSIKRDDLNQFYKRFFYPENIMIAISGDISKEEAIAKIRQYLGAWNVSKKYHDISPIPLKQKGQIYFLFKDIPQSIIISGQFAPGKKEPEAYPFDVLDFIVGSGGFRSHIFQEVRNNLGLAYSTGSFYSKKNEYGVFGAYAMTRSESTAKVISIIRSIIKDVRTNEVDKNELEWAKKSINNNFIFSFISAEQIAYQQLMIEYEKLPTDYLTTYRDKIAKIQAEDLKKVAIKYLSPDETVTLVVGNESTYNQLISTFGNVIKIERIL; encoded by the coding sequence TTGAATATATCTGCCGTTATCAGAACCGGTTCCAATCATGATCCCCTTGGAAAAGAAGGTCTTGCCGACATAATGGGCACGGTAATGAAAACCGGAGGCACTCTTGCCTTGTCCGGTGACGCCATCGATGATGCATTAGAATTTATTGCCGGTACTCTTACGGTTTCAATGAACCGAGAGTCAGGGTCGTTCAATCTTTCCATTCTAAAAAAAGATTTGGATGAAGGACTTAATATCTTTTCTCAGATACTTACAAATCCTTTATTTGAAGAAAACAAACTGAAACTGACAAAAAATTTAAAAAATGAGGAACTCAGAAGAATTGCTGATGATCCCCAAAAACTGGCTTTCTTGGAATTTAAAAAACTCCTGTACCACAATAATCCAGCAGGGAGATTTCCTTCAATCACATCTGTTAATAGCATTAAAAGAGATGATCTGAACCAATTTTACAAAAGATTCTTTTATCCCGAAAACATTATGATAGCGATTTCCGGAGATATTTCAAAAGAAGAGGCTATCGCTAAAATCAGGCAGTATCTTGGAGCGTGGAATGTATCGAAAAAATATCACGATATTTCACCCATACCCCTAAAACAGAAAGGGCAAATCTATTTTTTATTCAAAGATATTCCTCAATCTATAATTATCTCTGGTCAATTTGCACCAGGCAAAAAAGAGCCAGAGGCATATCCATTTGATGTACTTGATTTTATTGTTGGTAGTGGCGGTTTCAGGTCACACATATTTCAGGAAGTAAGAAATAACCTGGGCCTTGCATACAGTACCGGAAGTTTTTATTCTAAGAAGAATGAATACGGGGTTTTTGGGGCTTATGCTATGACAAGGTCCGAATCAACTGCCAAAGTGATTTCAATAATCCGTTCAATCATAAAAGATGTAAGAACAAATGAAGTAGATAAAAACGAACTTGAATGGGCGAAAAAATCCATCAATAACAACTTTATTTTCTCTTTTATATCGGCAGAACAGATTGCTTATCAGCAGTTAATGATTGAATATGAAAAACTGCCAACAGATTATCTTACAACGTACAGAGACAAGATCGCAAAGATTCAGGCAGAAGATCTGAAAAAAGTAGCCATTAAATATTTATCACCGGATGAAACTGTAACCCTCGTTGTGGGGAACGAAAGTACTTATAATCAATTGATTTCCACCTTTGGAAATGTCATAAAAATAGAAAGGATACTATGA
- a CDS encoding pitrilysin family protein, with translation MENKYEGVLICIIVSILLFTSIPSVGFSYELEKRVTSYTLQNGLKILMVERHLSPTVSFYIRHCVGAVDEDNGRTGTAHLLEHMMFKGTKTLGTKNYNKEDKILRLIAKTGKNLDTEIMKGNRADAKLIESLTKQVEILQQKHKELFVENEIDRLYTENGADDMNASTGQDMTTYHVSLPSNKIELWARIEADRMTNPVFRGFYSERNVVMEERKQRVESDPEGQLYEQFLATAYIAHPYRRPILGWSSDMRFLSLEYMEAFFKKYHAPNNTVIAIVGDIDPVKTLIIIKKYFGSIPSRNLNPSPVTEEPSQKGERRFNISSDANPQMILGYHKPTIPDFDDYVFDMIECILSKGRTSRFYKSLVEKKTLAESIHTNNGVPGAKYPNLFIIFAKPRHPHTNAEVELAIYEEIEKIKTIAISHRELEKAKNQLKADFLRNLESNSGLANMLSYFEILVGDYRYITNHIKVIEKITPEDIMSVSRKYMIPENRTVANIVKKK, from the coding sequence ATGGAAAATAAATATGAGGGGGTATTGATATGTATAATTGTATCAATACTTCTTTTTACCAGTATACCGTCAGTGGGATTTTCATATGAACTGGAGAAGAGGGTTACGTCATATACACTACAAAACGGTTTGAAAATTCTCATGGTAGAGAGGCATTTAAGCCCTACCGTTTCCTTTTACATACGGCATTGTGTGGGTGCCGTTGATGAAGATAATGGCAGAACCGGTACGGCTCATCTTTTAGAACACATGATGTTTAAGGGAACAAAAACATTAGGCACGAAAAATTACAATAAGGAAGATAAAATTCTCAGACTGATTGCTAAAACAGGGAAAAATCTTGATACTGAGATAATGAAAGGGAACCGTGCCGATGCAAAGCTTATTGAATCGCTAACCAAACAGGTAGAGATATTACAGCAAAAACATAAAGAATTATTTGTGGAAAACGAAATTGACAGGCTCTACACAGAAAATGGAGCAGATGATATGAATGCATCCACGGGACAGGATATGACAACGTATCATGTCAGCCTTCCCTCTAATAAAATTGAACTTTGGGCCAGAATCGAAGCAGATAGAATGACAAACCCTGTCTTTCGCGGATTCTATTCTGAACGAAATGTGGTCATGGAAGAACGAAAACAGAGGGTTGAATCTGATCCTGAGGGCCAGTTATATGAACAGTTCCTAGCTACAGCATATATTGCCCATCCGTATAGAAGACCGATACTGGGCTGGAGCTCGGACATGAGATTTTTGAGCCTCGAATACATGGAGGCTTTTTTTAAAAAATACCATGCACCGAACAACACTGTCATTGCAATTGTAGGAGATATTGATCCAGTAAAAACCCTCATAATTATCAAGAAATACTTCGGTTCTATCCCTAGCCGTAATTTAAATCCATCACCTGTTACAGAGGAACCTTCACAAAAAGGCGAACGTCGTTTCAATATTTCATCTGATGCTAATCCTCAGATGATTCTGGGTTATCATAAACCGACGATACCCGATTTTGATGACTATGTATTTGATATGATAGAATGTATCCTTTCCAAGGGAAGGACATCGAGATTCTATAAATCACTTGTTGAGAAAAAGACCCTTGCCGAAAGTATACATACAAACAACGGCGTACCGGGGGCAAAATACCCGAATCTTTTCATAATATTTGCAAAACCGCGCCATCCGCATACCAACGCCGAGGTGGAGTTGGCTATCTATGAAGAAATTGAAAAAATCAAAACAATAGCGATTTCTCACAGAGAATTAGAAAAGGCGAAGAATCAACTCAAGGCTGATTTTTTAAGAAATCTGGAGTCTAATTCAGGACTCGCAAATATGCTTTCCTATTTTGAAATCCTTGTCGGGGATTATCGATATATCACAAATCACATTAAAGTAATTGAAAAGATTACACCTGAGGACATCATGAGTGTATCAAGAAAATATATGATCCCTGAAAACAGGACGGTGGCAAATATTGTTAAGAAGAAATGA
- a CDS encoding cobalamin-dependent protein (Presence of a B(12) (cobalamin)-binding domain implies dependence on cobalamin itself, in one of its several forms, or in some unusual lineages, dependence on a cobalamin-like analog.), whose amino-acid sequence MKKNILLINPWIYDFSAYDFWIKPLGLLYIASLLRKNDYKVRFIDCLNPIHSLLKKETNIKLPKRNAFGHGKFPQEIIPRPYPLRSIERRYHRYGITPNIFYDELNLCDRPDIILVTSMMSYWYPGVFDVINITKQSFPGIPIVLGGIYATLCPEHASKSGADFTVSGEGEKHILYLLKALFNLDPIYVPDHQNLDSLPYPAFDLLPLKDQVPILTSRGCPCMCTYCASHILNDNFRQRDPIKVVDEISFWNKHFCVNHFSFYDDALLINPEQMAIPMLEEIIKRELPCKFHCPNGLHLSEITENLSSLMYMAGFKTIRFGFESSNLTTQINTGGKVCNEQLKIAVSNLKEAGYKSEDIGIYLLCGMPGQEASEVLDSIHYVQSCGAKPIIAEYSPIPNTALWESSVNASQFDLEGEPLFHNNSLLPCRSEKLTLEMYQELKMLSKYH is encoded by the coding sequence ATGAAAAAAAATATTCTTCTTATAAATCCATGGATATATGATTTTTCAGCTTATGATTTCTGGATAAAACCACTTGGACTTCTTTATATTGCAAGTTTACTCCGTAAAAATGATTATAAAGTCCGTTTTATAGACTGCTTGAATCCAATTCATTCACTGTTAAAAAAAGAAACAAATATCAAATTGCCTAAGAGGAATGCTTTCGGACACGGTAAATTTCCCCAAGAAATTATCCCCAGACCGTATCCCCTAAGATCTATTGAGAGACGATATCATCGATATGGCATAACACCTAATATTTTTTATGATGAACTGAATTTATGTGATAGGCCGGATATAATTCTCGTCACATCTATGATGAGTTACTGGTACCCGGGGGTATTTGATGTTATCAATATTACTAAACAATCATTTCCTGGAATACCAATTGTTTTGGGGGGAATATACGCCACACTATGTCCTGAGCATGCATCAAAATCAGGAGCCGATTTCACGGTATCAGGTGAAGGTGAAAAACATATTCTCTATTTATTAAAAGCATTGTTTAATCTTGATCCGATTTATGTTCCTGACCATCAAAATCTGGATTCATTGCCCTACCCTGCTTTTGATCTCTTACCTTTAAAAGATCAGGTTCCTATCCTAACGTCGAGGGGCTGTCCTTGTATGTGTACATATTGCGCCTCTCATATATTAAATGATAATTTCAGACAGAGAGACCCTATAAAAGTAGTTGATGAGATCAGCTTTTGGAATAAACACTTCTGCGTAAATCATTTTTCTTTCTATGATGATGCCCTATTAATAAACCCTGAACAAATGGCGATACCCATGCTTGAAGAAATAATCAAAAGAGAGTTGCCGTGTAAATTTCACTGTCCAAATGGTCTCCATCTTTCTGAAATAACGGAGAATCTGAGTAGTCTGATGTACATGGCGGGATTTAAAACCATTCGTTTCGGCTTTGAGTCGTCAAATCTAACGACACAGATAAATACGGGCGGAAAAGTCTGTAATGAGCAATTAAAAATTGCGGTCAGTAACCTGAAAGAAGCAGGGTATAAGTCCGAAGATATAGGTATTTATTTACTGTGTGGAATGCCTGGACAAGAAGCTTCAGAAGTTCTTGATAGCATTCATTATGTGCAATCATGTGGTGCGAAACCAATTATTGCTGAATATTCTCCTATTCCGAATACGGCGTTATGGGAATCATCAGTAAATGCATCACAATTTGACCTTGAAGGAGAACCACTTTTTCACAATAATTCGTTACTTCCCTGTAGGAGCGAAAAATTAACGTTAGAAATGTATCAAGAGTTAAAAATGCTGTCAAAATATCATTAA
- the dtd gene encoding D-aminoacyl-tRNA deacylase produces MRSVVQRVDRATVSVEGKIISTIGKGILVFLGIEKADSINDANYLFEKIINLRIFEDADGKMNLSLLDIKGEMLVVSQFTLLGDCRKGRRPSFICAEELEEAKKLYEYFISKTSEIINDVVAGEFQAMMKVESVNDGPVTVLLDSKKTF; encoded by the coding sequence ATGAGGTCTGTTGTTCAGAGGGTCGACAGGGCAACGGTCAGTGTTGAAGGCAAGATAATATCTACTATCGGAAAGGGAATCCTTGTTTTTCTCGGCATAGAAAAAGCTGATAGTATTAATGATGCGAACTATCTTTTCGAAAAAATTATAAATTTACGAATATTTGAAGATGCTGATGGGAAGATGAACCTGTCTCTCCTTGACATAAAGGGAGAGATGCTCGTTGTCTCTCAATTTACCCTTCTCGGTGATTGTCGAAAGGGCCGAAGACCTTCATTTATATGCGCTGAAGAACTGGAAGAAGCAAAGAAACTTTATGAATATTTTATAAGCAAAACCAGCGAAATAATTAATGATGTAGTTGCCGGTGAATTTCAGGCCATGATGAAAGTAGAATCGGTAAACGACGGCCCGGTAACCGTGCTGCTTGACAGCAAAAAAACATTTTAA
- a CDS encoding DUF1285 domain-containing protein has product MAAMERDIPACNITIDKEGTWYYRGEEIIRKEIINYFYQNLKKDEFGRYIIESEDDCCYLDVEDTPYVIKAVYKTVTALNNEECINLLLSDQCLEKLDPSTLWVGNDDVLYCSVKNHAFNARFSRASYYQIAHFIEHDTDKDEFFVLLNKTPYYVRGVKL; this is encoded by the coding sequence ATGGCGGCTATGGAGAGAGATATCCCTGCCTGTAATATAACAATAGACAAAGAAGGTACCTGGTATTACAGGGGCGAAGAAATTATAAGAAAGGAAATCATTAATTATTTCTATCAAAATCTTAAAAAAGATGAGTTCGGAAGATATATTATTGAGTCGGAGGATGATTGTTGTTACCTTGACGTGGAGGACACCCCCTATGTTATAAAAGCGGTTTATAAAACCGTTACAGCATTGAACAATGAGGAATGTATTAATCTTCTCCTGTCTGATCAATGCCTTGAGAAACTGGATCCGAGCACTTTATGGGTCGGAAATGACGATGTGCTGTATTGTAGTGTGAAAAATCATGCGTTTAATGCTCGTTTTTCAAGAGCAAGTTATTATCAAATCGCACATTTCATAGAACATGATACTGATAAAGACGAATTCTTCGTTTTACTGAATAAAACACCCTATTATGTAAGGGGTGTAAAGCTATAA
- the guaB gene encoding IMP dehydrogenase → MLDDHVKDTLTFDDLLLIPCESNILPKDADSSTLLTNNITLNIPIVSAAMDTVTESRTAICLAQEGGIGIIHRNMAIEKQVLEVDKVKKSESGMIVDPITIEPDQMVYKALELMHRYSISGVPVVKNRRLVGILTNRDLRFETNLDQPVSNVMTKDKLVTVSANITLEESKKLLHEYRIEKLLVVDDQYNLKGMITIKDIEKIKRYPNACKDSLGRLRVGGAVGIIDREARVDALLTAGVDVIAIDTSHGHSKGVLDAIRDTKANFPKCELIAGNIATSEGAEALINAGVDAIKVGVGPGSICTTRIIAGVGVPQMSAIRDASKVAAKYNVPIIADGGIKYSGDVVKALAAGAHSVMIGSLFAGTEESPGETILFQGRSYKVYRGMGSLEAMKMGSMDRYYLDDIESSLKMVPEGIEGRVPFRGSLSASINQLVGGLKVGMGYVGCRTTKELREKTRFIRITSAGLRESHVHDVIITKESPNYWLD, encoded by the coding sequence ATGCTGGATGATCATGTAAAAGATACATTGACCTTTGACGACCTTCTTCTTATCCCGTGCGAATCGAATATTCTTCCGAAGGATGCCGATTCTTCGACGCTTCTTACGAATAACATCACCCTGAATATTCCTATTGTCAGTGCGGCAATGGATACTGTTACAGAGTCTCGGACGGCAATATGTCTTGCTCAGGAAGGTGGCATCGGGATCATTCATCGAAATATGGCTATTGAGAAGCAAGTGCTCGAGGTAGATAAAGTAAAAAAATCTGAAAGTGGCATGATCGTCGATCCTATCACAATAGAACCCGATCAGATGGTTTATAAAGCACTTGAACTGATGCATCGATACAGTATATCAGGCGTTCCTGTTGTTAAAAACCGCAGACTTGTAGGAATTTTGACAAATCGCGACCTCAGGTTTGAAACGAATCTCGACCAACCGGTGTCGAATGTTATGACAAAAGACAAGCTCGTTACTGTTTCAGCAAATATTACTCTGGAAGAGTCCAAAAAACTTCTGCATGAGTACAGAATTGAAAAGTTGCTGGTAGTTGACGATCAGTATAATTTGAAAGGTATGATAACAATAAAAGACATAGAAAAAATCAAAAGATATCCAAATGCCTGCAAAGATTCACTCGGGAGACTAAGGGTTGGCGGTGCTGTTGGTATTATCGACAGGGAGGCGAGAGTTGACGCTTTATTAACTGCAGGTGTCGACGTGATTGCAATAGACACCTCTCACGGACATTCGAAAGGTGTTTTAGATGCCATCAGGGACACAAAAGCAAATTTCCCGAAATGCGAACTCATTGCAGGTAATATTGCAACGTCAGAAGGTGCAGAAGCACTTATTAATGCGGGTGTGGATGCAATCAAGGTAGGAGTGGGTCCTGGATCAATATGCACAACAAGGATCATCGCCGGTGTTGGCGTGCCGCAAATGAGTGCCATTAGAGATGCTTCAAAGGTTGCAGCAAAATATAACGTACCGATTATTGCCGATGGAGGTATTAAATATTCAGGTGATGTTGTTAAGGCCCTTGCAGCAGGCGCCCATTCTGTTATGATTGGAAGCCTTTTTGCGGGAACGGAAGAGAGCCCGGGTGAAACAATTCTCTTTCAGGGGAGAAGTTACAAGGTATACAGGGGAATGGGTTCGCTTGAAGCCATGAAAATGGGAAGTATGGACCGGTATTATCTCGATGATATTGAGAGCAGCCTTAAAATGGTTCCGGAAGGTATAGAGGGGAGGGTACCGTTCAGAGGCTCACTCTCTGCCAGTATAAACCAACTCGTCGGCGGTCTTAAAGTCGGCATGGGATATGTTGGCTGCAGAACAACAAAAGAATTGAGAGAGAAAACGAGATTTATTCGTATTACGTCAGCTGGACTTCGGGAAAGCCATGTCCACGATGTTATTATCACTAAAGAATCGCCCAACTATTGGCTGGATTAG